A section of the Salvelinus alpinus chromosome 36, SLU_Salpinus.1, whole genome shotgun sequence genome encodes:
- the LOC139565186 gene encoding proline-rich protein 15-like protein A has product MADPSPGWWKLTFLRKKKSEPKVLYEIPAEYGSNTTPHSGAPGPVEGATEDSQLNARLERIVDKTATKGRHVKVSHSGRFKEKKKIRATLAETPHLFPGHEPSDEKL; this is encoded by the coding sequence atggcTGACCCATCGCCTGGCTGGTGGAAGCTCACCTTCCTACGTAAGAAGAAGTCGGAGCCCAAGGTTCTGTACGAGATCCCAGCGGAGTACGGCAGCAATACCACACCCCACAGTGGAGCCCCCGGGCCAGTAGAGGGCGCCACAGAGGACAGCCAATTGAACGCCCGTCTGGAGAGGATAGTGGATAAGACGGCCACCAAGGGACGCCATGTCAAAGTGTCCCACTCAGGACGTtttaaagagaagaagaagatcaGGGCCACGTTAGCAGAAACTCCCCATCTGTTCCCTGGTCACGAGCCTAGCGACGAGAAACTCTGA